A stretch of Castanea sativa cultivar Marrone di Chiusa Pesio chromosome 2, ASM4071231v1 DNA encodes these proteins:
- the LOC142625278 gene encoding salicylate carboxymethyltransferase-like produces MDSFNIPHYTPSSSVLKFEVLKEEDFSIDRLEIFEVNWKIYDGEFNPSIGFSNDEYSVAKFMRAMAESLLVTHFENAIIDEVFYRYRKIIDDRISKEKT; encoded by the coding sequence ATGGATTCCTTCAACATTCCTCATTACACACCATCCTCATCTGTAttgaaatttgaagttttaaaagaagaagatttctCCATTGATCGCTTAGAAATTTTTGAAGTCAATTGGAAAATTTATGATGGTGAATTCAATCCATCTATTGGATTTAGTAATGATGAATACAGTGTGGCAAAGTTTATGAGAGCTATGGCTGAATCCTTACTTGTTACTCATTTTGAAAATGCAATAATTGACGAGGTTTTCTACAgatatagaaaaattattgatgatCGCATTTCTAAAGAAAAGACTTAG
- the LOC142623808 gene encoding putative methyltransferase TCM_000336: MDVENVFRMTGGVGVTSYANNSSLQKKASDIVKHITMGTIQELFLTTTPKSLGIADLGCSSGPNTLTLIKDIVEAVERTSRKILHPPPEFRVYLNDLPTNDFNSIFKALPEFYRELKKEKNGGYPFIFIGGYAGSFYGRLFPNNSLHFIYSSYSLHWLSRVPPGLKDEQDRSINKGHIYISESSPPQVSQAYFKQFQEDFNLFLCSRSDELVVGGQMVLILLGRRGQNHVDRGNSFLWELLSLSLAKLVSEGEVDEEKLDSYDAHFYAPSKNEIEDEVRKEGSFGLDQVEMFEIEREDKDGVSYGTAVAMAVRAIQESMICHHFGERVLDNLFYNYGRMLDEEMAKEEIKPVSFALVLRKLK; this comes from the exons ATGGATGTAGAGAATGTCTTTCGCATGACTGGTGGTGTTGGTGTCACCAGCTATGCCAATAACTCATCACTCCAG AAGAAGGCATCTGATATTGTGAAGCACATAACTATGGGAACAATACAAGAACTTTTTCTTACAACTACTCCAAAGAGCTTAGGCATAGCTGATCTTGGTTGCTCTTCTGGACCCAATACCTTAACCCTCATCAAAGATATCGTTGAAGCTGTTGAAAGGACTAGCCGCAAAATCTTGCACCCACCACCAGAGTTTCGTGTCTACCTTAATGATCTTCCTACAAATGACTTTAACTCAATCTTTAAGGCCTTGCCCGAATTCTACAGGGagcttaaaaaagaaaaaaatggtgggTATCCCTTTATTTTCATAGGTGGTTATGCTGGCTCTTTTTATGGAAGACTTTTCCCCAACAACTCTTTGCACTTCATCTATTCATCCTACAGTTTGCACTGGCTCTCCAGG GTTCCTCCAGGTCTTAAAGATGAGCAGGACAGATCAATAAACAAAGGCCATATTTACATCTCTGAATCAAGCCCTCCGCAGGTGTCCCAGGCATACTTTAAGCAATTCCAGGAGGACTTCAATTTGTTCCTTTGCTCTCGGTCTGATGAGCTAGTTGTCGGTGGACAAATGGTGCTGATCTTGCTTGGTAGGAGAGGTCAAAATCATGTTGACAGAGGCAACTCTTTCTTATGGGAACTTCTCTCGCTTTCCCTTGCCAAATTGGTCTCAGAG GGAGAAGTTGACGAAGAGAAGCTTGATTCTTATGATGCGCATTTCTATGCGCCATCAAAGAATGAAATAGAAGATGAAGTACGAAAGGAAGGTTCTTTTGGGTTAGACCAAGTTGAGATGTTTGAAATAGAGAGGGAGGACAAGGATGGTGTGAGCTATGGAACAGCGGTTGCCATGGCAGTTAGGGCCATCCAAGAATCAATGATTTGCCACCATTTTGGAGAAAGGGTTTTGGACAACTTGTTTTACAACTATGGAAGAATGCTGGATGAGGAAATGGCTAAAGAAGAAATCAAGCCCGTCTCTTTTGCTCTTGTTCTAAGAAAATTAAAGTGA